From one Brachypodium distachyon strain Bd21 chromosome 4, Brachypodium_distachyon_v3.0, whole genome shotgun sequence genomic stretch:
- the LOC104584698 gene encoding uncharacterized protein LOC104584698, producing the protein MGRPRGGKGKNSMEPAKSQDAAGSGGEEVIPAYKRRGRPQKFLKGNLADEEEDIAKAAEEDGDGAIAKAAPSKGASAENGGKKRRRQWKRGSESAIETKDEPVTPPPSGFRQNGSRRKSTPRRAAEAGVES; encoded by the coding sequence ATGGGCAGGCCCAGAGGTGGAAAGGGCAAGAACTCGATGGAACCCGCGAAATCCCAGGACGCCGCCGGCAGCGGGGGCGAGGAGGTCATCCCAGCCTAcaagaggagggggaggccgCAGAAGTTTCTCAAGGGTAACCTCGCCGATGAGGAAGAGGACAtcgccaaggccgccgaggaggacggcgacggcgcgatAGCAAAGGCTGCGCCGAGCAAGGGCGCCTCGGCCGAGAACGGAGggaagaagcggcggcggcaatggaaGCGCGGCTCGGAGTCGGCGATAGAAACGAAGGACGAGCCcgtgacgccgccgccgagcgggTTCCGCCAGAACGGGAGCCGGCGGAAGAGCACCCCGAGGAGAGCTGCCGAGGCAGGGGTGGAGAGCTAG